A stretch of the Anaeromyxobacter sp. genome encodes the following:
- a CDS encoding ATP-dependent DNA helicase: protein MAHAVARALDDRRYLVAEAGTGTGKTLAYLVPAALCGRRVVISTATKALQEQIWWKDLPLLRERCGLHFEAAYLKGRSNYLCLERAAEFARAPTFAVREEAAFWPQLKAWAEVTETGDRAELDLPEQLAAWKDLSATSDTCLGRECPAYEECFVTRARARAAASQVLLVNHHLFFADLAMRTGRAGVEVLPDYDVVIFDEAHALEEVATEYFGLQVSSWRVEELARDAQRVVADRPDLAAMLKELTGELRKSGERFFAGVGEQLRGAGGGRFGGGAGGRGPARPARRARGGGAGAGSGEGAPGLFEAGGEAASARRPGGEEEPARAPLSEAMLAPLGVERDRLDAALQQVRDTLADADAPALAQVARRAAELRIELQAVTALREPTRVYFGETRGRGVFLRAAPIDVAGELNERLYARTDTAVFTSATLAAGGRFDFFRRQVGLGPDLEVEEAVFPGPFDYQRQAALVVPDGLPEPSDPGFVAAAAAAVEALTEVTGGRAFVLCTSNRNMAALHAASSHLPYQRLLQGERPKQRLLELFRAEPSVLFATASFWEGVDVPGQALSLVIIDRLPFAPPGDPIMAARLAAAEAEGRQGFGELQVPAAALALRQGFGRLIRTATDRGLVAVLDRRLLTKGYGRAFLASLPRCPLLRSLEEARAWWAAGA from the coding sequence CTGGCCCACGCGGTGGCGCGGGCCCTCGACGACCGGCGCTACCTGGTGGCGGAGGCCGGCACCGGCACCGGCAAGACGCTGGCCTACCTGGTGCCGGCGGCGCTGTGCGGCCGGCGGGTGGTCATCTCCACCGCCACCAAGGCGCTGCAGGAGCAGATCTGGTGGAAGGACCTGCCGCTGCTCCGGGAGCGCTGCGGCCTGCACTTCGAGGCGGCCTACCTCAAGGGCCGCTCCAACTACCTGTGCCTGGAGCGGGCCGCCGAGTTCGCCCGCGCCCCCACCTTCGCGGTGCGCGAGGAGGCGGCCTTCTGGCCGCAGCTCAAGGCCTGGGCCGAGGTGACCGAGACCGGCGACCGGGCCGAGCTGGACCTGCCCGAGCAGCTGGCAGCCTGGAAGGACCTCTCCGCCACCAGCGACACCTGCCTGGGGCGCGAGTGCCCGGCCTACGAGGAGTGCTTCGTCACCCGGGCCCGCGCCCGGGCGGCCGCCTCGCAGGTGCTGCTGGTGAACCACCACCTCTTCTTCGCCGACCTGGCCATGCGCACCGGGCGGGCCGGCGTGGAGGTGCTGCCCGACTACGACGTGGTCATCTTCGACGAGGCCCACGCGCTCGAGGAGGTGGCCACCGAGTACTTCGGGCTGCAGGTCTCCTCCTGGCGGGTGGAGGAGCTGGCGCGGGACGCGCAGCGGGTGGTGGCCGACCGGCCGGACCTGGCCGCCATGCTCAAGGAGCTGACCGGCGAGCTGCGCAAGTCGGGCGAGCGCTTCTTCGCCGGCGTGGGCGAGCAGCTGCGGGGGGCCGGCGGCGGGCGCTTCGGCGGCGGGGCCGGAGGGCGCGGACCGGCCCGGCCGGCGCGCCGCGCCCGCGGCGGCGGGGCCGGGGCCGGGTCGGGCGAGGGCGCGCCGGGGCTCTTCGAGGCGGGGGGCGAGGCGGCCTCGGCCCGGCGGCCCGGCGGCGAGGAGGAGCCGGCCCGCGCCCCGCTCAGCGAGGCCATGCTGGCGCCGCTGGGCGTCGAGCGGGACCGGCTCGACGCCGCCCTGCAGCAGGTGCGCGACACCCTGGCCGACGCCGACGCCCCGGCGCTGGCGCAGGTGGCCCGGCGGGCCGCCGAGCTGCGCATCGAGCTGCAGGCGGTCACGGCGCTCCGCGAGCCCACCCGGGTCTACTTCGGCGAGACCCGCGGGCGCGGCGTCTTCCTCCGGGCCGCGCCCATCGACGTGGCCGGCGAGCTCAACGAGCGGCTCTACGCCCGCACCGACACGGCGGTCTTCACCAGCGCCACCCTGGCGGCCGGCGGGCGCTTCGACTTCTTCCGGCGCCAGGTCGGGCTGGGGCCCGACCTCGAGGTGGAGGAGGCGGTCTTCCCGGGGCCGTTCGACTACCAGCGCCAGGCCGCGCTGGTGGTGCCGGACGGCCTGCCGGAGCCGAGCGACCCGGGCTTCGTGGCGGCGGCGGCCGCGGCGGTGGAGGCGCTCACCGAGGTGACCGGCGGGCGGGCCTTCGTGCTCTGCACCTCCAACCGCAACATGGCGGCCCTGCACGCCGCCTCCTCGCACCTGCCCTACCAGCGGCTGCTGCAGGGGGAGCGCCCCAAGCAGCGGCTGCTGGAGCTGTTCCGCGCCGAGCCCTCGGTGCTCTTCGCCACCGCCAGCTTCTGGGAGGGGGTGGACGTGCCGGGCCAGGCGCTCTCGCTGGTGATCATCGACCGGCTCCCGTTCGCGCCGCCCGGCGACCCCATCATGGCGGCCCGCCTGGCCGCCGCCGAGGCCGAGGGGCGCCAGGGCTTCGGCGAGCTGCAGGTGCCGGCCGCGGCGCTGGCGCTGCGCCAGGGCTTCGGCCGGCTCATCCGCACCGCCACCGACCGCGGCCTGGTGG
- a CDS encoding site-2 protease family protein: MNVALLLATAVTTLLAGHDLAAPPGQPVTAALVLRHGWPYSAALLGILGAHELGHYALARWHRVDTTLPYFLPVPFGVGTFGAVMRMRSLPPSRRATLDIGVAGPLAGFAVALPLLLWGLAHSTVVEAGGLPRAGLDSPWLLLTAWWDGRLEAAAEAGSVQFMGDSLVTWAAQRLTWGALPAGQDLVLHPVAFAAWLGMLVTALNLVPLGQLDGGHLTYAWLGQRGARALSRLVSAALLACGLFLSWNWLFWWALTRVAVGTGHPPSWDERPLDPARTALALCGLVLFALTFVPVPFAF, translated from the coding sequence GTGAATGTGGCGCTGCTGCTGGCCACCGCCGTGACCACCCTGCTGGCCGGCCACGACCTGGCCGCCCCGCCCGGCCAGCCGGTCACCGCCGCGCTGGTGCTGCGCCACGGCTGGCCCTACTCGGCGGCGCTGCTCGGCATCCTGGGGGCCCACGAGCTGGGCCACTACGCCCTGGCCCGCTGGCACCGGGTGGACACCACGCTCCCCTACTTCCTGCCGGTGCCCTTCGGCGTGGGCACCTTCGGGGCGGTGATGCGGATGCGCTCGCTGCCGCCCTCGCGCCGCGCCACCCTCGACATCGGGGTGGCCGGCCCGCTGGCCGGCTTCGCGGTGGCCCTGCCGCTGCTGCTGTGGGGCCTGGCCCACAGCACCGTGGTGGAGGCCGGCGGCCTGCCCCGGGCCGGCCTCGACTCGCCCTGGCTCCTGCTCACCGCCTGGTGGGACGGCCGGCTCGAGGCGGCCGCCGAGGCCGGCTCGGTCCAGTTCATGGGCGACAGCCTGGTCACCTGGGCCGCGCAGCGGCTCACCTGGGGGGCGCTGCCGGCCGGGCAGGACCTGGTGCTCCACCCGGTGGCCTTCGCCGCCTGGCTGGGCATGCTGGTGACCGCGCTCAACCTGGTGCCGCTCGGCCAGCTCGACGGCGGCCACCTCACCTACGCCTGGCTCGGCCAGCGCGGCGCGCGGGCCCTGTCGCGGCTGGTGTCGGCGGCGCTGCTCGCCTGCGGGCTGTTCCTGTCCTGGAACTGGCTCTTCTGGTGGGCGCTCACCCGCGTGGCGGTGGGCACCGGCCACCCGCCCTCCTGGGACGAGCGGCCGCTCGATCCGGCCCGCACCGCCCTGGCGCTCTGCGGGCTCGTGCTCTTCGCCCTGACCTTCGTGCCCGTGCCCTTCGCGTTCTAG
- a CDS encoding penicillin-binding protein activator, with protein sequence MPAPLTDRSAARWLARAALVALVTSCAPARVVVRGQELPVAEAEGLVRVDLSAERAALDGLPPAERAARLEAFAARYPGVPAAAEAQHEAARAWRAAGDVPRSAAALGRLLVDHPLYPEATQAKYELALTDLELGRARDGLATLGSLYGRLPEVERAAAARATAEAAEAARAWPEAVRWWGEAALRSTAGPAREAALARVEQVVDARLDGLAVARLLESLPQDSPALPTVAMKRCRILVHVRDWAGAEAAARDLLSRWPTSPWAADAQAALDRLARLTAVRPDVVGVAVPLSGPFKRWGEVILQGIGLALGEGAGVRLAIRDTRGEPDGAASAIEQLALEEGAIVVIGGVANAEAERAAATAEELGVPLLSLSKLEGVTEAGPFVFQHMLTAGAQARALADLFMGKRGLKRFAVMYPQVAYGVELAGAFWDEVEARGGEVRAAESYPIDRTTFTPLVKEMVGKRWLDERTDFVEGAREVAAREPDPFRRRKALEKLRDGLAPVVDFDAVLIADFARNVKLITPALAVEDVLTTTCLPDEVRRVEKTTGRRDLRAVQLLGGNGWGSDPSLFDLAPGGAGRHVRCAVFVDGFFAGSTRPETRRFADAYQRKYGAAPSILEASAYDAVKLARAVIEGGQARTRAALRDGLAGVKGFKGATGDLTVGPTRVVEKELFFLTLDRDGLRELTRAELASPGAGGGER encoded by the coding sequence ATGCCCGCCCCCCTGACCGACCGAAGCGCCGCCCGCTGGCTGGCGCGCGCCGCCCTCGTCGCGCTGGTCACCTCCTGCGCCCCGGCCCGGGTGGTGGTGCGCGGCCAGGAGCTGCCGGTGGCCGAGGCCGAGGGGCTGGTGCGGGTGGACCTCTCCGCCGAGCGGGCCGCGCTCGACGGCCTGCCCCCGGCCGAGCGGGCCGCCAGGCTGGAGGCCTTCGCGGCCCGCTACCCGGGCGTGCCGGCCGCGGCCGAGGCCCAGCACGAGGCGGCCCGCGCCTGGCGCGCCGCCGGCGACGTGCCCCGCTCCGCCGCCGCGCTGGGCCGGCTGCTGGTGGACCACCCGCTCTACCCCGAGGCCACCCAGGCCAAGTACGAGCTGGCCCTCACCGACCTGGAGCTGGGGAGGGCCCGCGACGGCCTGGCCACCCTGGGCTCGCTCTACGGGCGCCTGCCCGAGGTGGAGCGCGCCGCGGCGGCCCGCGCCACCGCCGAGGCGGCCGAGGCGGCCCGCGCCTGGCCCGAGGCGGTGCGCTGGTGGGGCGAGGCGGCCCTGCGCTCCACCGCCGGCCCGGCCCGCGAGGCGGCCCTGGCGCGGGTCGAGCAGGTGGTGGACGCCCGGCTCGACGGGCTGGCCGTGGCGCGGCTCCTCGAGTCGCTCCCGCAGGACTCGCCGGCCCTGCCCACCGTGGCCATGAAGCGCTGCCGCATCCTGGTGCACGTGCGCGACTGGGCCGGCGCCGAGGCGGCGGCGCGCGACCTGCTCTCCCGCTGGCCCACCTCGCCGTGGGCCGCCGACGCCCAGGCGGCGCTGGACCGGCTGGCCCGGCTGACCGCCGTGCGGCCCGACGTGGTGGGCGTGGCGGTGCCCCTCTCCGGGCCGTTCAAGCGCTGGGGCGAGGTCATCCTGCAGGGCATCGGGCTGGCGCTGGGCGAGGGCGCCGGGGTCCGGCTGGCCATCCGCGACACCCGCGGCGAGCCGGACGGCGCGGCCAGCGCCATCGAGCAGCTGGCGCTGGAGGAGGGGGCCATCGTGGTCATCGGCGGGGTGGCCAACGCCGAGGCCGAGCGGGCCGCCGCCACCGCCGAGGAGCTGGGGGTGCCGCTCCTGTCGCTCTCCAAGCTGGAGGGCGTGACCGAGGCCGGCCCCTTCGTCTTCCAGCACATGCTCACCGCCGGCGCCCAGGCCCGCGCCCTGGCCGACCTCTTCATGGGCAAGCGCGGGCTGAAGCGCTTCGCCGTGATGTACCCGCAGGTGGCCTACGGGGTGGAGCTGGCCGGCGCCTTCTGGGACGAGGTGGAGGCGCGCGGCGGCGAGGTGCGGGCCGCCGAGAGCTACCCCATCGACCGGACCACCTTCACCCCGCTGGTGAAGGAGATGGTGGGCAAGCGCTGGCTCGACGAGCGCACCGACTTCGTGGAGGGGGCCCGCGAGGTGGCGGCGCGCGAGCCCGACCCGTTCCGCCGCCGCAAGGCGCTGGAGAAGCTGCGCGACGGCCTGGCCCCGGTGGTGGACTTCGACGCGGTGCTCATCGCCGACTTCGCCCGCAACGTGAAGCTCATCACGCCGGCGCTGGCGGTGGAGGACGTGCTCACCACCACCTGCCTGCCCGACGAGGTGCGGCGGGTGGAGAAGACCACCGGCCGCAGGGACCTCCGGGCGGTGCAGCTCCTGGGCGGCAACGGCTGGGGCTCCGACCCCTCGCTCTTCGACCTGGCCCCCGGCGGCGCCGGGCGCCACGTGCGCTGCGCCGTCTTCGTGGACGGCTTCTTCGCCGGCTCGACGCGCCCCGAGACCCGCCGCTTCGCCGACGCCTACCAGCGCAAGTACGGCGCGGCCCCCTCCATCCTGGAGGCCTCCGCCTACGACGCGGTCAAGCTGGCCCGCGCCGTCATCGAGGGCGGCCAGGCCCGCACCCGCGCCGCCCTGCGCGACGGGCTGGCCGGGGTCAAGGGCTTCAAGGGCGCCACCGGCGACCTGACGGTGGGTCCGACCCGGGTGGTGGAGAAGGAGCTGTTCTTCCTGACCCTCGACCGCGACGGCCTGCGCGAGCTCACCCGGGCCGAGCTGGCCTCGCCCGGCGCGGGCGGCGGCGAGCGCTGA
- the dnaJ gene encoding molecular chaperone DnaJ gives MHKRDYYEVLGVARDADAAALKAAYRKAAHLHHPDKNQGDKASEEKFKEATEAYAVLSDEAKRARYDQFGFAGGGGAGDDPFGFGRGGGASINDIFGEIFGEMFGGGAGAGRRQRQRTRGNDFRYHLELTLEEAAFGVEKVLDIPKAHRCEPCAGSGAKPGTSPRTCPTCSGSGELRLTQGFFSIARTCHQCQGSGRVIVDKCPACAGAGAVREVTRVSVKIPPGVDTGTRVRSSGDGEPPPAAGGQPGDLYVVIQVKEHGLFQRQGTEIVCEVPISFVQAALGGTIDVPTLDGPVKHKLPAATQTGATFKLKGKGVPVLQGSGRGDQHVVVVVETPTHLTREQKALLEKFEELSGGETHPRARSFWDKAADLWRDPKKKR, from the coding sequence TTGCACAAGCGCGACTACTACGAGGTGCTGGGCGTGGCCCGCGACGCCGACGCGGCGGCGCTCAAGGCCGCCTACCGCAAGGCGGCCCACCTGCACCACCCGGACAAGAACCAGGGCGACAAGGCCTCCGAGGAGAAGTTCAAGGAGGCCACCGAGGCCTACGCGGTCCTCTCCGACGAGGCCAAGCGGGCCCGCTACGACCAGTTCGGCTTCGCCGGCGGCGGCGGCGCGGGCGACGACCCCTTCGGCTTCGGCCGCGGCGGCGGGGCCAGCATCAACGACATCTTCGGCGAGATCTTCGGCGAGATGTTCGGGGGCGGGGCCGGCGCCGGCCGGCGGCAGCGCCAGCGCACCCGGGGCAACGACTTCCGCTACCACCTCGAGCTGACCCTGGAGGAGGCCGCCTTCGGCGTCGAGAAGGTGCTCGACATCCCCAAGGCCCACCGCTGCGAGCCCTGCGCCGGCTCCGGCGCCAAGCCCGGCACCTCGCCGCGCACCTGCCCCACCTGCAGCGGCTCCGGCGAGCTCCGGCTCACCCAGGGCTTCTTCTCCATCGCCCGCACCTGCCACCAGTGCCAGGGCTCCGGCCGCGTCATCGTGGACAAGTGCCCGGCCTGCGCCGGCGCCGGCGCGGTGCGCGAGGTGACGCGGGTCTCGGTGAAGATCCCGCCGGGCGTGGACACCGGCACCCGGGTGCGCTCCAGCGGCGACGGCGAGCCGCCCCCGGCGGCCGGCGGCCAGCCCGGCGACCTGTACGTGGTCATCCAGGTGAAGGAGCACGGCCTCTTCCAGCGCCAGGGGACCGAGATCGTCTGCGAGGTGCCCATCTCCTTCGTGCAGGCGGCGCTGGGCGGCACCATCGACGTGCCCACCCTGGACGGCCCGGTCAAGCACAAGCTGCCGGCCGCCACCCAGACCGGCGCCACCTTCAAGCTGAAGGGCAAGGGCGTGCCGGTGCTGCAGGGCAGCGGCCGCGGCGACCAGCACGTGGTGGTGGTGGTGGAGACGCCCACCCACCTGACGCGCGAGCAGAAGGCGCTGCTGGAGAAGTTCGAGGAGCTCTCCGGCGGGGAGACCCATCCGCGCGCCAGGAGCTTCTGGGACAAGGCCGCCGACCTCTGGCGGGACCCGAAGAAGAAGCGGTAG